From a single Drosophila sulfurigaster albostrigata strain 15112-1811.04 chromosome 3, ASM2355843v2, whole genome shotgun sequence genomic region:
- the LOC133840030 gene encoding cyclic AMP response element-binding protein A-like — protein sequence MTSATQGSISPDICSDIEIDEAVIKDEPMSPDSSCPASPNSQNSSAHQLSINLANLQTELLFDQKHGGLLLTASSNNLIKSQQQQQLLLGQSSQSQSSLMVPKIAIKSEKQSAASNNSSSGKSHAYGIPLTPPSSLPSDDSEGNLSPEHLYAPLSPNASAVSISAVTNAAANANSADSANNGSARRADSALARAAASSSNGASNNAATSTRQPIHTPLISSQPLISSR from the exons ATGACGAGTGCTACTCAGGGCAGCATATCGCCCGATATATGCTCAGACATTGAGATCGATGAGGCAGTCATCAAGGATGAGCCAATGTCGCCCGACTCTAGCTGCCCCGCCAGTCCAAACTCACAGAACAGCAGCGCCCATCAGCTGAGCATCAATCTGGCCAATTTACAAACAGAGTTGCTCTTTGACCAAAAG CATGGTGGACTTTTGCTTActgcaagcagcaacaacctcATCAAatcccagcagcagcagcaactgttgcttgGTCAgagcagccaaagccaaagcagccTTATGGTGCCCAAGATAGCCATCAAAAGTGAGAAACAAAGTGcggccagcaacaacagttcaTCGGGTAAATCGCATGCGTATGGCATACCGTTGACGCCGCCCTCCTCTCTGCCCAGCGATGACTCCGAAGGTAACTTGTCGCCGGAACATTTGTATGCGCCACTGTCCCCCAACGCTTCCGCCGTTTCGATATCCGCCGTTACCAATGCAGCCGCCAATGCCAATTCAGCTGATTCAGCCAACAATGGGAGCGCGCGACGCGCTGACTCTGCTTTGGCACGCGCCGCCGCAAGTAGCAGCAATGGTGCCTCGAATAATGCCGCAACATCGACGAGACAACCCATACACACGCCGTTGATAAGCTCCCAGCCGTTGATAAGCTCCCGGTAA
- the LOC133842395 gene encoding LOW QUALITY PROTEIN: protein argonaute-2-like (The sequence of the model RefSeq protein was modified relative to this genomic sequence to represent the inferred CDS: inserted 3 bases in 2 codons; deleted 1 base in 1 codon) yields MPDKAFHYDVTIVPDRPKKFYRQAFDVFRTQYLKNAIAAFDGRKSCYAVDKLTTPIDGKVEVIDRYGRTVHYTITIKETDNSVVDLSSLRSYMKDKIYDKPMRAMQCLEVVLAEPCNKNAIRAGRSFFMKSGNGPPVELRDGYEALVGLYQSFVLGDKPFVNVDVSHKSFPMSMPVIDYMVNHNRIRMDDIRSGNCNNKLRDASSFLKGINIVYEPPKSFASTPRAYKVNGFSQQPPKMLKFESDGKVITVEEYFASRGYKLQYPNLYCLHVGPPAKNIYLPAELCRIEEGQALNRKDGANQVSAMIKFAATSTNVRKKKIMDLLKHFNHNADPSVSRFGIRITNDFITVASRLLMAPQLEYNGKNFQSPSNGSWYMNRCQFLKNPRXKQHKWSIMDCDKSRIQYGLLEEFASLVLQQSRNVNVRLEAKPDIRKFRDERHLDEQFKDLKSKNFDLVFVIIPNYGPQYEVIKQKAELQYGXLTQCIKQNSIERRLNAQLVDNVLLKVNSKLNGINHKIKDDPRIMLANVMYLGADVTHPSPDQRDIPSVVGVAGSHDPYGASYNMQYRLQTSGTGGAREEIEDMESIVTEHLRVYKQYRGTYPEHIIYYRDGVSDGQFKKIENIELRAIDVACRKLQNNYTPKICCVIVVKRHHTRFFPVTAPHPRNKFNNVDPGTIIDRTIVHPNEMQFFMVSHQSIQGTAKPTRYNVIKNTGNLDIDLLQQLTYNLCHLFPRCNRSVSYPAPAYLAHLAAARGRVYIFNARLTRSLKEEYLKRLIVPAFLKSNPMYFV; encoded by the exons ATGCCTGATAAAGCTTTTCATTACGACGTGACCATAGTGCCCGATCGTCCCAAAAAGTTCTACAGGCAGGCTTTTGACGTGTTTCGCACGCAATATCTGAAAAATGCGATTGCCGCTTTCGATGGTCGTAAATCTTGCTACGCTGTGGATAAACTAACGACTCCAATTGACGGCAAAGTAGAG GTGATAGATCGTTATGGCCGTACCGTTCATTACACCATTACAATCAAGGAAACCGATAACAGCGTTGTAGATCTTAGCTCACTGCGCAG TTATATGAAAGACAAGATCTATGACAAGCCCATGCGTGCCATGCAGTGTCTGGAGGTGGTTCTGGCTGAGCCCTGCAATAAGAATGCCATACGTGCTGGACGTTCGTTTTTTATGAAATCTGGCAATGGACCACCTGTGGAGCTGCGAGATGGCTATGAGGCATTGGTCGGTCTCTATCAGAGTTTTGTGCTGGGCGACAAACCCTTTGTGAATGTCGATGTCTCTCACAAGTCGTTTCCTATGTCAATGCCAGTGATTGATTACATGGTGAACCATAATCGTATCCGTATGGACGACATACGGAGCGGCAATTGTAATAATAAGTTGAGGGACGCCTCGTCGTTTTTGAAAGGCATTAATATCGTCTATGAGCCACCAAAAAGCTTTGCATCGACACCGCGTGCATATAAGGTGAATGGCTTTTCGCAGCAGCcaccaaaaatgttgaaatttgaGTCAGACGGCAAGGTTATAACTGTTGAGGAATATTTTGCATCGCGCGGCTACAAATTGCAGTATCCCAATCTGTATTGTCTGCATGTCGGACCACCggccaaaaacatttatttgcctGCGGAGTTGTGCCGCATTGAGGAGGGGCAAGCATTAAAC CGCAAAGACGGCGCAAATCAGGTGTCGGCAATGATCAAGTTTGCGGCCACATCGACCAATGtgcgcaaa aaaaaaattatggaCCTATTGAAGCACTTTAATCATAATGCTGATCCCTCAGTCAGTAGATTTGGAATACGTATTACCAATGATTTCATTACGGTCGCCTCACGTCTGTTGATGGCACCCCAGTTGGAATACAATGGTAAAAATTTTCAGAGCCCATCGAACGGTTCATGGTACATGAATAGATGCCAATTTCTAAAAAACCCACG GAAGCAGCACAAGTGGTCGATTATGGATTGCGACAAATCCAGAATACAATATGGCTTACTCGAAGAGTTTGCCTCATTG GTTTTACAACAAAGTAGAAACGTTAACGTACGTCTCGAGGCGAAACCCGATATACGCAAATTTCGAGATGAACGACATTTGGATGAACAATTTAAGGACTTAAAGAGCAAAAACTTTGATTTGGTGTTTGTCATCATTCCAAACTATGGCCCACAGTACGAGGTGATTAAACAGAAGGCCGAACTGCAATATG CTTTAACGCAGTGTATCAAGCAAAACAGCATTGAACGTCGCTTGAATGCCCAATTGGTGGACAATGTGCTATTGAAGGTCAATTCAAAGCTGAACGGCATAAATCACAAGATCAAGGATGATCCCCGCATAATGCTGGCGAATGTTATGTATTTGGGTGCTGATGTCACACATCCGTCACCCGATCAACGTGATATACCCAGTGTGGTTGGGGTTGCTGGATCCCATGATCCGTATGGCGCCTCGTACAACATGCAATATAGATTGCAAACTAGCGGCACTGGCGGTGCTCGTGAAGAAATTGAAGATATGGAATCAATTGTAACCGAACATTTGCGTGTGTATAAGCAGTATCGTGGAACTTATCCGgaacatataatttattatcgTGACGGTGTTAGCGATGGGCAATTTAAGAAAATCGAAAACATCGAATTGAGGGCCATTGATGTGGCATGTCGTAAG TTGCAAAACAATTACACACCAAAGATCTGCTGTGTGATTGTGGTGAAGCGTCATCACACACGCTTCTTCCCTGTAACGGCACCGCATCcgagaaataaatttaacaatgtTGACCCAGGCACAATTATCGATCGTACCATTGTGCATCcgaatgaaatgcaattttttatgGTCAGTCATCAGTCCATCCAGGGCACAGCCAAGCCGACGCGCTACAATGTCATTAAGAATACTGGCAACTTGGACATTGATTTGCTGCAACAATTGACATATAACTTGTGTCATTTGTTTCCACGCTGCAATCGTTCTGTCTCATATCCGGCGCCAGCTTATTTGGCACATTTGGCTGCCGCACGCGGACGTGTTTACATCTTCAA CGCTCGTCTAACGCGTTCACTGAAGGAGGAATACCTGAAGCGCTTGATTGTTCCAGCATTTCTGAAATCCAATCCAATGTATTTCGTCTag